The Elusimicrobiota bacterium sequence TGTATGCGGGCATGATGCCGATTTTGCACTCTCCCGGTGTAATTAGGCCGGGTCCGTTGGGTCCGATCAGATGCCCTGGCCAACGGGATTCGGCGAGTCGCATTTTCACCCGCGACATATCCAGAATGGGAATTCCTTCGGTAATGCAGGCAATCAAGGAAACACCAGCGCCGGCCGCTTCCAAAATGGCATCAGCGGCAAAAGGGGCCGGAACGAAAATCAGGGAGGCGTTGGCGCCGGTGGCCTGGACCGCGGCTTCAACCGTATCAAAAACAGGGATCGCATCAACATGGGTTCCACCTTTTCCTGGCGTCACGCCGCCCACCACCTGCGTGCCATAGGACAGACACGCCCTGGCATGAAAGGAACCGGCTGTCCCGGTGATGCCTTGAACAAGAACCTTGGTGTTTTTGTCTACAAGAATGCTCATACTCACTTGCCCCTCGCCCGCGGGACGCGGGAGAAGGGGCCGTTATCCTTTCGTCAAAGCCACAATCTTCTCCGCCGCTTCCTTTAAATTTATCGCTGACTCCAGCGCGATGCCGGAGTTTTTCAATATCGTCCGTCCCTCGTCCACATTCGTTCCCTCAAACCGCACCACCAGAGGCACGTTTAACCCCATTGATTGGGCCACATCAACCAAGCTGCTGGCGACAACATCACATTTCACAATGCCACCGAAGATGTTCACAAGAATTCCCTTCACATTCGAATCCGAAAGAAGGATGCGGAAAGCCTCCGCGACTTGCGACGCGCTGGCGCCGCCGCCGACATCCAGAAAGTTCGCGGGTTCTGCGCCATGATGCTTAATGAGATCCATCGTGGCCATGGCCAGTCCCGCCCCATTGACCAAGCAACCGATGGTCCCGGTCAAGGCGATATAATTCACCCCTGCCTTTGACGCGCGCGCGTCCAGCGGATTTTCCTCCGAAGGGTCCTGCCATTCCTGTGCCTCCGGGTGGCGGAATAACGCATTATCATCCAGCACCATTTTCGCATCCAGCCCAATCGCCTGGCCCTGATCTGTCAATCCCAGCGGGTTGATTTCGATCAAAGAAGCGTCCTGTGCGAGAAATGTTTTGGCTACCGTCTGAATAACATCGGTAACTGACACAAGCATCTGGCCTTGCAGTCCGAGACGCTTGGCAAAAACCCTTGCCTGATAAGGCTGAACGCCTGTCCATGGATCCACAGGCGCGTAAACAATTTCATCCGGATGGGACTGAGCCAGCACTTCGATGTCTATCCCTCCATGAACGGAAGCCATGAGGATGGGTTGGCCCTTCGATCGATCCAGCACGCAAGCCAGATAGAGCTCCCGCGACACGGACTGAGACTGCTCCACATAGAGTTTGCGCACGACAACCCCTCGCGGGCCGGTCTGCAAGGTCACCAGGGCTTTGCCAAAAAGGGATTGAACCATAGACGTCACTTCGGAAGGGGTTTGCGCTTTCAGAATGCCGCCGGCTTGACCTCGTCCTCCGGCATGGATCTGAGCTTTGACCACCCAGGGCCCAGCGGTCAATCGGCCGAGGACCCCGGCAATGTCCTGTGGAGACGTCAGCAGCACACCGGGAGGGATGGGAAGACCGTCTTTCGCGAGGATGGATTTGGCTTGATATTCGTGCAGCTTCACAGCCGCGGCGAAGGTGAAGCGGGCGCTTCACCACGGGCAGACAACGGCGCGTAGATCAATTCCGAAGGACCGACGTAGTTGGTCAACGGACGAATCAAACGATTGTTCTGATACTGCTCGATAAAATGCGTGCACCACCCGATGACCCGGCTCATCGCAAAAATAAGCGGATACAAATCGATCTCGATGCCGAGATACTGGTAGACCGAAGCGGAATAGAAATCCATATTGGGATGGATTTTCTTCTGGCCCATCATCAGCCGCTCGATGACCTCGGACATTTCAAACCATTTGGCCGGACCGACCCTCTGGCTGAGCTCCTTCGACATTTCTTTCAGAATGGCCGCGCGCGGATCAATGGTGGTATACACCCGGTGACCGAATCCCATGACCTTCTTTTTGGCCGCCAGCAATTCCCGGATGAACGGCTCGGCCTTGTCGACGGTGCCAATGGCCTGCAGCATCTCCATGACTTTCTGGTTGGCGCCGCCGTGAAGCGGCCCTTTGAGCGTTCCGACCGCCGACGTCACGCCCGAGTAGATGTCGGATAATGTTGAGATGGTGACCCGACCGGCGAACGTGGATGCATTCAATTCATGGTCCGCCTGCAAAATCAAGGCGATGTCCATGGCCCGGCGGGAGAGGTCATCGGCTTGTTCTCCGGTCAGCATATAAAGAAAATTGGCGGCATGATTCAGCGCCGGGTCTGGTTCGATCAGCGGTTTTTTACGACGGATACGCTCAATGGCCGCGGTTAATGTTCCCAGCTGCGCGGTGAGTCGGATGGCCTTGCGGAGATTGGCAGGCTCGCTGTTATCATCGGCCTCGGGATCAAAAGCCGCCAGCGCGGAGACCGCGGTGCGCAACCAGCTGATCGGGTCGGTTTTCAGAGGGACGGCTTTCAGAATTCGAACGAGCCCCTCGGGAATGGCTCGATTGGCGCGCAACATTTTTTCAAATGCCCGGAGCGGCGCTTCCTGGGGGAGTTGACCGTGCAACAGCAGAAAGGCGACTTCCTCGTACGTGGATTTTTTGGCCAATTCATTGACGTCATATCCCCGATAACGGAGGATCCCTTTTTCTCCATCGATAAAGGTTATCGTCGACGTGGTCACCACCACATCTTCGAGCCCAATGAGCGGTTCAGGCATGATCAACATCCTTCTCTAGCGGCGTGCGCCGCGGATAAATCCAAGGAACTCTTCCCGCGTTCTGTGATCGCTTCTGAAAACACCCTCCATGGCGCTGGTCACCGTCGGAGAGCTCTTGCTCTGCGGCCCCCGCATTTCCATGCACAGGTGCCGGGCCTCCATCACCACCGCCACCCCCATGGGTTTAACCTTCTGCCGGATGACCTCGGCGATCTGCGACGTGAGACGTTCCTGCACCTGCAGACGCCGGCAAAACGCGTCGACGACCCGCGGGATCTTGCTCAGCCCGATCACTTTGCCGTTGGGAACATAGGCGACATGGCATTTCCCGAAAAAAGGAAGCAGATGATGCTCGCAAAGGGAATAAAAGTCCATATCCTTAACAACAACCATTTCGCTGTAAGGAACATCAAAAAGAGCGCCGTTGATGAGCTCGTCGATATCCACCGCATAACCGCTTGTCAACTCACGCAGAGACCGGACCACTCGCATGGGCGTTTTCAACAATCCCTCCCGTTTCGGGTCTTCGCCCAGTCCGATCAGCAGCTCGCGAACGAGCGGAGCCAGATCGGGCTCGTCCAAGTGATGGGGCAGAAGGTTCGAATGGTCCATTGTTTTCATATCGAGGGACTAATTATACCTAAAAATACCCGAACGGCTTGGAGCAGGCGGTCGCATTCGTGTATCATTAAATTCTCATGAGAGTCATCGAAGTGGCCATGGAAATTGCGTACCCGCCGGAGCTGCTGGAAGCGGTGTGGGCGCGCTACGGCTTCCGCCCGGCTCGCGAAGTGGCCATGTCCTCATCGGTCGGCGGCATCGGCCCCTTGCTGCGGGAGCGAATCGTTTGCCAGGCGGAAAAGGGCGTCGAGGTCATCGGCGTTTCGCTTCTCTATGAAACCACGTGGATCCAATGCTGGTTCGAATGGGGCCAGCTGCATCTGGAAAAGCGGGAGGTCCTTCCTTACCTCAAGGAATTTCTGAAAGAGACCGGGATCGAACTGACGCTTCCGATGTACGACGGGACCGAAGCCAAGATCAAGGTTTGGCAAATCCCTTACGGAAAAACATCCGTTTATTTCCTCGAGGCCCCCCCCCTGACCCATGTGGTTTATCCCAGCGAAGAAGATGCGCCGTCCAAACAGGCTCATCCGGGTGCCTGGGCGGAGGAGTTGCGGCTTAAGCAAAGCTGGCTCGTCGGACGTGGCGCGCTGGCCCTGGCCAAGACGCTGAACTTTCAGCCGGAGTTGATCGTTCAGAGTGAAACCCCGACGCTGTTCGCCAACCACCGGCTGGCTCAGGATGCCTTTCAGCAGGATCCATTCTTCGAGAACACCCGCTATATTTTTAATGACCACACCCCGATGGAATACGCCCATCCCATCTGGTCCCGCAAGGCCATTACGCGTCTCAAACTGGACGCGTCCGCCTATGTCCCGCCGCCCGCTCTGGTCGGCCTGCCGGCCGGACATACCAGCGCATCCGACAAAGGAGACATCGACATCACCCGTCTTCTGGTCGGCTCCGTGGAAGGGGCCTTCGGCGTCTCGCAAAAACACGGCCGCGTCATGCGTGAAATGCCGTCTTTAAAAGGATACAACGACAAAATCGAATCGATCACCAACGGCGTCTACACCCCGTACTGGCAGGCGCCGGAGTATCAAACCGCCGCCGCTCTCAGCGACGACGCGCTGATCCAGCTGAAAGAAAAAAAGAAAACGGAACTGCTCGATTGGGTCTGGCGGCACTATGGTCTCTGGCACACCTGGAAAGAACAGGTTCAGGGGAAAACCGTTGTCTTGTGGACACGGCGGATCACCGGATACAAACGGATGGACCTGCTCTGGACTATCTGCAAAGACGCCAACTTCAAACGTCAGTTTTTAGAAACCGACATCGTGCTTTTTATCGGCGGCCGCATTCACCAGCATGACGACCAGGCCCAAACCACGGTATACAACCTCCTGGACCTTATCGCGCTCGATAAGATGCTTCAAGAACGCATCGTGTTCCTGGATAATTTCAACGTCTGGATGGCGCCCCACCTGTTCCAGGGCGCGGATGCCGCCATCATGCTGGCCGACGACGGGAGGGAAGCTTCCGCCACAGGCTTTATGAAGGCTCAAATTAATGGGGAAATTATCATCGCAACTGAAGACGGCGCCATTCCGGAATCCGTGACCTTTATGGGCCGGGAAAAACAGGGGCAAGTCCCCAATGGAATTGAAGTGCGCTACTGGCATGGACATCCGACCACCGACGAACTCCTCCGCGCGCTTAAAACCCTGAAGCACGCCCTCAAAGATCCAGCGCATCACGCAGCGATGTTCCGCTCCGCCCTGGCCGCGCAATCGATGGTCAGCGTCGAACGCACCGTGACCGATACCCTGGCTCTTTACCAACGTGTGATGGAAAGACCCCTGGCCATTTCGACAGCTCAACCCCAACCGTCTCTCTAAACGTTAAGGACAGGAGGCGTTGGTGCCAGACCAGCCGCAGGAGATCTCCCGCCAAGCGGTACGGGTGGGTGTAGAACCCTGGGTATGCACACTTGCGGCGACGGTGTTGTCAAAGTAGACCGTGAAATTCGATGTCGTGAGCGTCGCCGTTCCAGGGGTGTAGACGGCGCCATGGAACCGGCCGTTGCCGCCTCCGTTAAGACCCGCCGCCCCTCCGGCGAAGATGAACCCATGAACCAGAATGCCGGTTAGATTGTAGGTCACTCCCGTGGCCACATAATCCGCCGCCTCAGCCGCTGCGTAAGTGGCGGGGGCGCCCGGATCAAAAACCTTATAGGTGGCCCAGTCATAGTAGTATTCCTGCCAGGCCAGGGGAGGAACGGTGGCGACATCCGTAACGCCGTTGGCTGAGCCGCCATTGCCGCTGACCGTGATATTGTTGCCGCAGATCAGAGTTCCTTCGATAAAGTTGCCGCCGCTTCCGGCCTGGAGAGTACAATCGCCCGTGATATAAAAGACGTTTCCGGTCGTATCCTGGCATCCTTTGAAAGACTTATTTCCATTGACGAAATACGCACCGCAATCGGCATCGGCTGACGTGCCGGCGGCCGTGGCAGCGGCCTGATAATAAGCGAAGTCAAGGCTCGGAAACGGCGGCAGATCGGTCCGGAAGGACCACCACTGATAACTGTCCGTATTGGGCGGCGTGCCGCCGTTGGAATCCTGGGGCGTAACGTTCCCCGTGGAATAAAAACGCGGGTAGGTTCGTCCGCCAGTGGCGATGCTGGTCAAAGAAGTCACCGACCCCCAATGCACGTCAACGGAGGCTCCGAAACTGGCGGTATCCTGCGCGCCGATTGAATAATTTCCAAGACCGGCGGTCGCATACGTGGCCTGGACCGCACGAACTTCCTTATGATCGCGGTCCCTCCCCACTCCGGTGATGGAGATCGAATTCGCTCCCAGCCTGGCGAAGCGGATCTGATACTCGCCTCCGGAGATTCCCGTATAGGTTTGATCAAAGTTGAAACCGGAAGGAATGACGTAATTCAGAACGCTTTGATAGGTCGCCGAGGACAGGATCATCTGGCGATAGCCGTCTTCCACCGCCGCCTCCGCGACATGGAAAGCGCGGGTGGTCCGCTGGCCTTTCAACGTCCAATCCGATTCCTGTTGGGTCTGCCGTACCAGAAACGGCACCAGGATCGCCAGAATCAGCAGAAGCACGATGGCCCCCACGAGGACTTGGCCGCCGCGGTGACGGAGCCGCTGAATGTCGTTTCCAAAAATCATCAGTTCATCACCCTAACCTTTTCAATGGAAAGTTCAAGCGCCTTTTTCTGCCCCTCATAGATCCCCTTTTCCATGGTCAACGCCACCGAAATAATGGTGGGGTCATCTGACCGGGGATAGGTGAAAGCCAGATAACGGAGCGTTCGGGCCAGCGGGGTGGTGTGAGTCGAGCCGCCGGCCGTCACCGATTGAATCAGTTGTTTTCCCGATTGATAAAAAATGATCGTGTCCCCATCCAGGTTTTGAAAGGTAATCCGGCTGCCTCCCGGCTGTCCGGAAACCTGGTCAATAACGATGGACGAGGACACCGCCTGCCGCAACGTGCGATTGATGACGTCAAGGCAGACCCGCGCATCCTGCTGAATCTCGGCCCGGGTGGAATGCATCATAAAGAAGCGGACCACATTAACGATGATCGGTGGTCCCACCATCGCCACGATGCCGAGAATAGTGACCACCAGCAAGGTTTCTACGAGAGTAAATCCCTTCGCGTTTTTCACCATGATAAATCCTGTGTCATGATCACCCCGCCGGTCGTCACCGTTACGGGATAAGGACCGACTCGGACGGTCGTGGGGGTGTTCCCGCTGAAAGTTGTATACCAGGCATAGAGCAGGTAGGGCGCGGTACCGGAACGAACATCCAGGGTGTACTCTCCGGTGGCCTGGCTGGAGGTGGCGTAATAACAGGGAGAGCAAAGCGGCCCGGTTGCTCCGGCAAGGCTGGGCGGCGGAGAGCTTGATGTTCCGCTCAATGTCGAGGTACTGGCCATCACCAGAACACCGGTGTTAATAGGCGCCCCGCTCGCCAGCACCTGTCCGGTGATCTGGCCGAGGGAACTGCTGACGGTGAAAGTGGAGAGGATCAGCGTTGAGCCGGGTGCGCTGAGACTGACCGACGTTAGTTCCGTCGGCGAAGACGATTCGGCCGCATCAAGCTGCGGCTCAATGGTATAGGTCCCTGTCGCCAGGTTCACGAGATAAAAATAGCCGGATTGATCCGAAGTCGCTTGAGCCATCTGACTGCCGGATTTTAATGCCACCGCGACACGTCCCGGAAGCGGCGTTCCGGAGCTGGTCTGGAAGCATCCCCGCATTCTTCCGCCCTGGGAAAGATAAAAGTTGATCGGGTCGTAAGACGACCCTGCGATCAGGGTCAATTCGGTACTTTCCAAGGTATAGGCGGGCATCCCGTAATCCGCATTGGCAATCACCTGGACCTGACCCGCGGGAGCGCGGAGCAGATACCGTCCTGAGGCTCCTGTATAAGTCGATGCTTCTCCTCCGGCCACCTTGACACCTTCCAGAGGTGATCCCGCAGCGGTATAGACACTGCCGGACACGAAAGCATAATCGGTAACGTTTTGCAGGAGCACGTTGGTCTGACCCGTGGCAGGCCAGACCGGCAAGGTCGAGCCGTTCGGAACCCCGGTGGAAACCCCTGCGGGGACCACCACGTTGCCGATTTCCGAATAATAAGAGTTCAGCATTGAAAATAAAGTCCACGTCCCTGTGGCGACGCCTACGAGCGAAAAAGAACAGACCGGGTCTCCTGACACCGTGGTATCCGTGCAGGCGGTGGTGGCGGACAGACCGTCATCGATATTAATGAGTGCTCCGCTTGCCGGGGTCCCGGACACGACCAATTCGATATCGGAACGGTTTCGGGGCGGATACACAACTGAACTGGAGGCAATCCAGTCCGTGTTGTTGTTGTTACTGTCATAGGAACGGCCATAACCGGAGGTCACACCACCAGGGATCGATTTCCGAACGTACTGTTCCTCCCTTTCCAGGCCGATGACCTGAGACAACGGACTCCCTTCATAGAGACCGGGGGAGTTCCCGCCAATCTTCCATCCGAATGCATCCAGCGAGGTCATCCCGCCGGCCTGCACAATCGACAGTCCCTGCGCGTCATTGCCCGGATCATAAGTGGCCACTTTCAGGATATTCGGAAAATCTAAATTGCTTGTCTGGTAGACAGCATCCGCCGTTCGAGTCACGCCGGCGGCTGTGATGGTGGTTGTATTGGCGATCAGGAAATAACCCCCGGGCGAGATGCTCGAATCGATCACCGCGTAATCGAGTGTAATCTGGGTAGGAGATCCGGCGGACCCGCGCTGATAATACAGGTTGATGTTGGAAATCGCCATTCCCGTCACCATGCGGACATAGGACGTGGTGGGGTTGAATAACTCGATATACTCCTGATCAAACCCGGACGCCGAAACGGTGCTACCGACGACCTGACTGATGACCGGATGGGTAATCACATAGGCATAGCCGGTCACCGTACCGCTGGCAATCAGACTCATAGAGAAATTCTGGGTGACGTTGGCTCCGGCGGCAACGGACAACAGGCCGCTGGTCTTGCTGTAATACCCGGTGGCTGAGGCCTGAAGGGTGTACGAACCGGGACTCACGTTAAAAGAATAATATCCGGAACTGTCTGCGGAGCCATACCACGAAGGGTTTTCCAGCACCTTTACCAGTGCACTGGGGAGGCTCCCTCCGCCGGATTTCGTTACGGTGCCGGAAAGAGTCGAATTGAGCGGGTCCGCCGCAGGGTTCACCAGTAGATTACTGAGTTCGGAATACTGCCACCCGCGTTCACTTTGCCAGAGGGTGTATACCGTGACTTTTTTAGCTCCCGTGTCGCTGTTATTCCAGGGGAGGACGGAAACAGCGCTTCCATTCCGGGAGGCGAAATCCACTCGTGTCGCACGGATAAATTGAACCCCACCCTCGACGATGGTTTGGGATGGGTAATTGCCGATATCGTAGGCAATCGGCGGTGTAAAATTTGAATTCGAGTGAGTGGCTGTTGTGACCAGCAGCATGTAATACGACAAATTCTTGAGTTTTTCGATCTGCTCCTGCCCAAGGTTACTGGCCAGGCTTTTGGTTCGGGACTGGACCAGGGAGGTCGACATATAACGGAACGTCCCGATGGCTGCCAGAACACTGATACTGATAATCGAGATGGCGATCATCAGTTCGACCAACGTCATGCCGCGATTCCCCGAGAAACGGTTCCCCCCCGTTTTTATCATGATCAGTATTTACATAGATTAACACTAAATTGCAACTTAATTATAATTGAATTGATATTTTTTACAGCTCTGATATAGACGAAGAATTCAATGCGATTCTATTAGACATCAGTAGTTAGGATTAGGGATTAGGGGACGCTGTTTAGTTTTGCACTTTTTCGTCATCAGCGTCGTCAATTCGAGAAAAAGTGCAAAACTAAACAGCGTCCCCTACCCCCCTACCCCATTCGAGGGAGGGTCAGCGTGAAGCGTGTCCCGCGGCCCAATCCTTCGCTGTGGGCATGAATCGAACCACCGTGTTTATCCAGAATACGCAACGCCGCGGAAAGACCTAAACCACTCCCCTGATTCATCTTGGTCGTAAAGAATGGCCGGAAAATCGTTTCGAGCTGATCCGGGTTAATACCGACTCCGCTGTCCGCAATCACCACGTCAAACATTTCCTGGTCTTTGGACCGCAGACGCCACCATTTCCCCCGGCGTATCCAATACAACCCCAGTTCAAGATCACCGCCCTCCGGCATCGCCTCCACCGCATTCTGCAGGACCGCCACAATGGCCTCTGCCAAAAGAACGGAATCGCCCTGAACGATAGACGGGGTATCCATCCCCTGGACATTCAGCCGAATGCCCTGTCGGGGAAGCTGCGGCTGAACCGTATCCAGCGCGCACTGAATGGCATCCCGTAAATCCATTCGCTGCACATCGATTTCTTCAATACGGCCCAGGTTGAGCAGCTTCTGAAGGATGGTCTTACAGTGGTCTACCTCCTGCTGAATCTGCACCAGATCTTTCTTCATTTTCGCAGGAAGATCACGCTGGTACGACAACACTTCGGCATTCACCCGGATGGTGGTCAAAGGCGCCTTGATCCGATGAGCAATTTCAGCGGAAATCTGCCCCAGAACCACCAGCCGTTCCATATGGAAAAGACGCTCACGGTGCTGCAACTCCATCTTTTTCCGATCTTCGTTCGAATCCCGGGACAGCATGGCTGTAAAGGCAGCGACGATCCAGAGATACGGAATGCGCAGCCAGAACTCGGTTCCAATCGTGATTTGGCTCGAGGACCGCAAGGAAGAATAGGCATATAAAAGAGTCGCCAATGATGCGATGATGAAACTCTGAAGCATATTCTGCGTCAGAGCTGTTCCCAGGATCACCAGAAAATAGGTCAGGTAAAGATCAGAATCCGGGCGCTGAGCCCACTGCAAAATGACGGAGGAAATAATCACATCAACAACAAACAAGGCTGCCTGGATTTTGGACTGCGCAAGCCATCCGAGAGGCGCCAAAGCCACAAAAGCGAGCAGCCCACTTAACCCTGAAACTAAGAAAATCCAGCAGATAACGGATTCTACCGCGAGCTCTTTGTGATAGAGAAAAAAGAGCAGCAGGATGACGGTCAAAAGACCTTGAAAAATGAAGTAGGTACTTCGACGTTCACTCATGAGGGAGGGGAGAAGCGGTATCCCGACTTCGGGATGGTTTCAATCCAGCGGGCGTTTGGCCCAAGTTTTTTGCGCAGGTTTTTGATATGGGTGTCGAGGCTGCGCGTGGAGACATCCGAACCGTAACTGGATGTGTTTTCAATCAGATACGACCGTGTCAGTGTTTTGCCCGGTCGAGTCGCCAGGAGACAGAGGACTTCGAATTCCCTCGGTTGGAGGTGGAGACGTTTGCCGTTGAGGGAAGCGATGCGATTGATTGAATCGAGAACGAATCCCCGGACACGAATCACTTTTTCTTCTTGTGCCTGCAAACGCGTCCGCCGCAGGACCGCCTGAATGCGTGCCAGAAGCTCCATGGCCCCAAAGGGCTTGCACACATAATCATCAGCCCCCAGATTTAATCCCAGTACACGATCCCCTTCACTGGAAAGGCCTGTCAGGAAAATTACAGGAATTCGCTTGGTTGCCGCATTCTCCTTCAGGTTTTTTAAAATTTGGCGGCCATCCCCCCCCGGCAATTTAATATCGAGGAGAATTAAATCCGGTTTATAGGCAACCGCCTCCCGGAGGCCCCCTTCCGGAGAGCTCACGGAACGGAATGAAATTCCAGGCTCTAAAGAAAAGGTCTTCTTTATCGCCTCGGTAATCCCGGGATCATCTTCCACAACGAGAATTCGCGGCATGGTTCTTTCACCAATTCACAATTTGCACACACTCCACACACACAATATTCACCCAAGGTGCTTAGACTTAGAGCGTGGCCCGATTAACTTTCCTTAACCGTTTATATAGGGTTTGGCCTGATTTTCAAGGGAAATCAGGGCTGTCGCTGGTCGAACTGATGGTGACCATTATGGTCCTCGGTATTGGCATTATCGCCAGTTTCGGGGCTTTTGGCGGCATCCAGAAAGCCATCCAGTACTCCAAGGCCAGGACCTTGAGCTCCAACCTGGCACATGAAAAGATGCAGATCGTCATGCAGAAACCCTACTATGAAATCCTCGTCACAACAAACCCGGCTTATGATACGCGCTTTACCCCCTACCTTCCCTATGACCCAGGTTACTTCCCTCCGGAAACACTATTGGAAGGGAGCATCCGGTTTACGCGCCTGACCTATATTCAAGTGGTGCAGGAAAACTCAGGCGTTATTCAAGTGCTTCCTCCCGGCTCCGGAGACACCGGGATGCGCCAGGTCACGGTGTCTGTTGTCTGGCAAAACGGCTCGGACTACAGATTTCACAGTTTACAGAATGTCATCAACAACCCGAACACCATCATGTCCAACGCCGTTATTAAAGGCCGGGTGAGTGACACGCTCACCACCGCAGGGGTCCCCTCCGCCCTGGTGGATGCCGCTGAAAACGTTGGCTGGCGGGACACCTCGAACGCCTCGGGAGACTACACGATCAATCTGGCTCCGGGGACATTTAATTTCGTCGCCACCGCTCAAGGCTACTATCCCAAAACCGTCATGGTTTCCATCGCGCCCAACACCACGGTCACTCAAGATTTTTCATTAACTCCCATCAGCACCGGCACGATCCAAGGGAACGCCTGGGTCAACAACCATCTGGTCATCAGCCAGGTGGTCGCCAG is a genomic window containing:
- a CDS encoding response regulator transcription factor — protein: MPRILVVEDDPGITEAIKKTFSLEPGISFRSVSSPEGGLREAVAYKPDLILLDIKLPGGDGRQILKNLKENAATKRIPVIFLTGLSSEGDRVLGLNLGADDYVCKPFGAMELLARIQAVLRRTRLQAQEEKVIRVRGFVLDSINRIASLNGKRLHLQPREFEVLCLLATRPGKTLTRSYLIENTSSYGSDVSTRSLDTHIKNLRKKLGPNARWIETIPKSGYRFSPPS